The sequence below is a genomic window from Sorangiineae bacterium MSr12523.
TCAACATCGGCGCGGCGAAGGCAAACCACAGGAATAGACGACCGTTCATGGCGCTGCGGTGATTGGAATCATGGAGCATGAGAGTCCCTCCGCGTGGTGTGTCACAATGCGATAGGACGAACGCGCTCACTTGCGCTTCTTCGCGCTTCTTCGCGCTCGAAGCGATTGTGCGGCCCATCGTTCATTGCGCGGATCTCCGCGCAAGTTTTCTATCGGACGGCGTTAAGGTAACCGGTGTCATAAGCCGGATCAAGCTCGACCGACGCCAAAATGATTTCGACGCGTTACTGCGTTGCGTCAACGTATTTGAATTGTGCTCCGCCGAACGACTACGTCGTGCGTATCGGATACGGAAATTCCTCGGTCGGTTCCGTGGGGAGCAATGTGTGGAACTTGCTCAAATCGAGTACGAGCTCTCCCGACGCTTCCTCGCGAAGTACGTCGGCGTGGCGGGCTCCCCACACGATTCGGTCGTCGGTGTAGCGATGGCGCGCGTGCACCGATTGTAGGGAGGTATCGTCGGTCCCAATGAGCGTCACCATCAACTCGGTCTCGGAGGCCTTGAGCGATGCCGGCGTCTCGCCGTAAAGCATGCTGCCGGGAACGATGGAGTGCATGGCCGTCCACGAACGGTAGAGCGCCGGCGTTCGCTCGCGGACCAGCGGAAGATCGTACATGCGGTAGAAGGTCACGCCCTCGCTCGTACGCTCCGTGCGTACCAAGACGACGCGCAACGTGGCCTCGACAATCTGGTTGTTGCGCGCATTGCCGGCGCGAAACATCAACGTGGGTATGCCATTCATCGGCGCAATGGCCACCTCGTTCGAGAAGAAGATGCGCGATTGCGATTGCGAGAACTTCGCGAAGACGATGCCCGTGGCCATGGCCGTCACGACGAGACTGACCACCGCCTCCGCCACCACGAGGACATTCGCGATGGCCGATACGGGATACATGGCACCGTAGCCGATGGTGCCCATGGTCTGGACACTGAAGAAGAACGCGTCGACGAACGAGCCCTCCCGCGCGTTGGCCACGCCGTGCGTGGCCATGTAGCAAAGTGCGAAAAGAGCGTTCAGCGCGAGAAACATCCCCACGATGGTGAGCAGGGCCACCCACCATGGGGCGGCCATCATGGCATGGTAAAGATCCTGTGCCACCGCGCGCGGCGCATTTTCCACGCGGATGTCGTTGTCGGTTCGAAGGGGCTTTCGTCGCAACCAGGGCATCGTATCGAAGGCGCCATCTTACACGCTCCCCGAGCGAACGGTGGGCAAGGGAATCGCGCGCGCGAAGACGTTGTCCGGGTCGAATGTCCGTTTGGCGTGGGCGAGGCGGTTGGCGTTCGGTCCGTAGCTTGCGCGGATGTACTCGGGATCGTCGCTTTCAGCCAACACGTTCGCATAGCCTCCGGGCAACGCGAACGGGGCCAAGGCCTCCGAAAGATCCGACACCCATGCGCGGTGCAGCGCCGCCGCGGAATCGGGGTCGCTGCCGCGTTCCCACGTGGCAACGATCTCCACGAGCACGTGTTCGCGGCGCAAACCGAAGGCCGTCACGTGCGTGGGGACCCGCGTGGCCGCACCGCGAAACTCGTGGGTTACGATGGCGCAGCCCGGTGAGGGGCGGGCCTGCATCGCGGCAAGAAAGGCGTCGATGCTTCCCGCCTCGAGGCGCGGCAACAAGCGCGAACCCATGATGACGTCGTTGCCATTGACGGTGTGCTCGTCGAAGAGCGAATTGGCCGCGCCCGGTGGCCGATGGGCGAGCATCACCGCCAGCGGCTTGCCGAGAAGCGTGAACGGTGCGACCTGACGTTCGGCGTCCGCCGGATGGCCGATCCATGTGGGTGCAATCATGAGGACCGGCTGACCGTCGGGGCCGGCGAGCAAGCCGATCTGCACGGTCAAATCGTCGGGGGCCGAGTCCAGAAACTCGGCACACGCCCGTAGCACCTGCCTGGACTCGGCCATCGAATAGAGAATGGGCCCTGCATAGACGGTATCCAAAGCGTGCAGCCGATGGCGCATCTGCGTCACCACGCCGAAGTTGCCGCCGCCGCCGCGCAGCGCCCAAAAGAGCTCGGGGTTGCTCACGTCGTCCGCCATGACCAGGCTCCCGTCGGCCAGGACGACTTGGGCCGAGAGCAGGTTGTCCAGCGCCAGGCCGTGACGGCCAATGAGCGCGCCGTAGCCGCCTCCGAGCGTCAATCCGGCCATGCCAACGGCGCCCGAGGACCCCGTTACCGCCGCGCGCCCGATGCGATCGGCCACGCGAAACACGTCGCGCGCGAGGGTACCTCCGCCCATGCAGAGGACATTGCCGTACGCTTCGAGGCTCATATTGCGCATTCCGGTCAAATCGATGACCAATCCGCCGGGGCAAAGAGCATTGCCCGTCCAACCGTGGCCGCCGCCGCGCACGGAGAGAGGTAAACCGTGCTCGCGTGCGGCGCGTACGCAAAGCTGCACATGGACGGCCGTTCGACAATGGGCAACGGCCAGCGGCGGTGCCCCGCTTGGCCGCGCCCAAATATCGGTGGCCGTGGCATAACCGACCTCACCGGGGCGGGACAAAGAGACCGCCATGTCGAACCCGGCAATGGAATGAGCAGTGATCTTGGTCATTTGAAAGAGCTCCGCATGGGCATTCGCAACGACGCCTTCCCCCTCCTTTTGGGGACGAGGCGCAGGCGCGATATTGGACGTGCGTGCTCTTCGCCGGCGCGGCGATGTGAAATTTTTACCGCCGCAGCCTACCGGGCGGGACTCCGTAAATCTTTTGTGACCAGCGTGTAAGGTGGCTTTGATCGACGAAGCCCGTTGCATATGCAACTTCGGAAAGCGTCTTTCGTCCGTCGCGAAGCAGATCGCGCGCGCGCTGCAGGCGAAGCTGCATGACATAGCGATGAGGTGACACTCCCACCGATCGGGCGAACACCCGCGAGAAATGGAATCGACTCTGGGCGGCCACGCCGGCCAGTGTCTCCACCTCGAGGGGTTGATTGATGTTGGCGTGGATGAATTCGGTTACACGTAAGAGTGCCGCAGGGGTCAACATGCCCCGAATGGCGGCGGCGGGTCGTGTCATGTGCTGCTCCACGATATGTTCGACTAAGGCGTCTGCGACGCTGCTCCAATAAAGTGGCCCATTGCCAAATCCAAAGGATGCCTCGGATGCAAGCATTTGCGCAATACCATCCAGCGCAACATCGTATATCGAGAAGCATTCGACGAGATTCGCTCCCGGTCGATAGGCTTGGGCCGCCGCGAGGGCGAGGCGCTCACGCGAAATGGTGATCGCGAGCACCTCGAGACCCTGCGACGACTCGGCGGAGGCATCGATGCCGGCAGGGCAAATCGTCGCCGATCCAGCGAGCACGACATGGTCCATTTGGCGCCCCGCGAGTTGGCAATTCAACCGGGCGGGCGTGTCGAGTTGAAGGAAAAAGACGTGCTGTGGCAATTCGCCGCGATAGTGCGCACCCCCCGCGAATCGTAACCGGCGGACATGGATGCCGCTTTTGCCCGGCGGATCGCCATCGATCGTGACCGCCGGCGGCGTGCCATCGGCTTGCGCAACGCGAAAGCCTCCAATCGAATGGTCGATATCGAGCGAACCCATGCAAAATGAAATGCCAAAAGCGGCGGAGCACAGGATGTATGTGGCACTGCGCAATGATTGGAAAGGGGATCGCTCGCAATGGGCATTAGGCGTGAGACATTCCGCCGTCGACGGTGATCTCCGCCCCGGTGGTGAAGCTCGATGCTGGGGAGCCTAGAAATAAAATCGCCTCGGCCACTTCCTCGGCCTTGCCCCAGCGGCCCATGGGAATGAGTCTTTCGACATACGCGCGGACTTGCGGATCGGCGGTGGCGGCGGCGGAAAGGGGCGTATCGATCGGGCCTGGTGTGACGACGTTCACGCGGATTCGGCGTTGGAGCAAGTCGGGATCGGTGCCGGCGTTGCGGGCGAACGCACGCAGAAAGCCTTTGCTGCCCGCGTAGAGGGCATCGCCTGGTTGCCCTTTTCGCGCGGCCACCGAGCCGACGAAGATGACCGATGCGCCTTCGGCAAGGAGGGGCAGTGCGTGCACGAAGGTGAAGACGGCGCCCTTGCAGTTGACGCCCATGAGCGCTTCGTACGATGCAGGAGCGAGCTCCTGGATGGGCGGTGCAGTGGCCACGCCGGCATTGATCACGAGTACATCCAAGCGACCATGACGCGTTTTCACCTCGGACATGAGGCGCGCGATCGCGTCGGGATCCGTCACGTCGGCGGCGATGGGCTCCGTGCGTTCGATGGGCACCCCCGATGGCCGAAGGCGGGGACCTTCCCGACCGACCACGATGACGCGGGCCCCCTCGGAGGCAAGGCGCCTTACCGCGGCCGCACCAATGCCGCTCGTACCGCCCGTGACGAGGGCGATCTTCCCTGAAAGTTGCATGGATCTCTCCTTCATTCGGGCTCGACACGTCGCGCCCGGCCTGATAATCAACAGGTGTTGACATCATGGATCTAAGAAGGGGCGACCAGCTTGTCAACGAGTGTTGACAAAAAAGCGCGCCGCGTGCCTGCAGCGGAGACACGGGAGCGCCTTCTCGCTGCCGCGCGGACGATGTTTTGCCAGGCGGGATTCGATCAGCTGGGCGTTCGAGAGTTGGCGGCGTCGGCCAAGGTCGACCCGGCCATCGTGATAAGGCTTTTTGGCTCGAAGGAAGCTCTGTTTTCCGCCGTGGCCGAGGGCGCGTTTTCCTTGGAGGAGCCGTTCGACGGGCCGCTCGATGGATTGGGGCTGCGCATCGCGCACTTCCTCACAGGAAAGAGCGACGCAGAGCCGACGGATGGCTTCGACGGGTTTCGCTTTCTGCTGCACTCGGCCGCGAGCCCCATCGCCGGACCCATCTTGTCCAAGGCGCTGCACGCGGGCTTCATTGCTCCTCTTGCGAAGCATTTGGGCGGGCGCGATGCGTCGACGCGTGCGGCGCTCCTCACCGGGTGCGTGCTCGGCTTCGTGACATTGCGCGTGGGACTCGGCTCGCCCGAGTTGGACGGTGCTCCGGCGGGGCGTGTGGCCGCGCGGCTGGGGGCGGTCTTGCAGGCATGCCTCGACGTGCGCTGAGTCAGATGTGCAGCGCGGCCGCCTCGAGCCGCTCGACGAGCCAGCGCAGGCCGGGATCGCCCGCGCTCCGCGTGCTCCAAGCGGCGTGCACGATCATCTCGTGAAGGGGTAGCGGCGGTGGAAACGACGCCAGCCGATACCGCTTTTCGTAATGCCGCGCGAGGCGCGAGGGGAGCGTCATGATGGCGGACGTGCTTTCGATCACGGGCGACGCCATGGCAAAGGTGGCAACGCGCAGGACGACGTGCCGCGTGAGACCGTGTTGGGCGAGCGCCGTGTCGACCGCGCCCGGGCCCGAGCCTGCGGGGCTCATCATGACGTGGGGGAACTCGGCAAAGCGCCGGAGCGTGGGCCGGCGGCCCGCGAGCGGGTGCCCTTTGCGCACCAAGCAGGAGAAGCCGTCGGTGAGCAGGGGACGTCGTAAAATGCCTGCGCGCTCGGGCAATACGCCGAGGACCAGGTCGAGGCCGCGTTCGAGCTCGACGTCGTAGCGCGGTGTATCGAGCACGCGCGCATCGATGGCCGCGCCCGGGGCCTGCTCGATCAGGCGCGCGATCAAAGGCGGGAACAAGAGGGTCGCCGCGAAATCCGTCGTGCCAATCTGAAAGCGTCGTTCCGTGGTGCGCGGGTCGAACTCGGGGGCGCGGTGGACGACCACGCTGATCTCGGCCAGAACGCGCTGAAGGGGCGCGCGAAGGTCCTCCGCGAACGGCGTGAGAACCATGCGCCCGCCGCGCCGCACGAGAAGCGGATCCCCGAAGAGATCGCGCAGGCGTGCCAAGCGCTGGCTGGCCGCCGGTTGCGTGATGCCGAGCTCCTTGGCCGCGTGGCCGAGGTTTGCCCGACGGAGGAGCACGTCGGCGCTGACCAGGAGATTGAGATCCACGGTTTTGAGGGAGCGGACGTCCATTCGCCAGGATTATAGTACAATACCGTATATCAATTGGATTGCTTACGCTCGCGTCGCTAAGCACATGGGCATGTTCGAGAAAATACGAAGGCCTTGGTTCTCCTATGGCGTTATTCTCCTAGGCGGCCTGCTGGCCAGTTGCCGTTCCGCGTCCGAGGATGTCACGAGTTACGAGCTTCCTGGGAGCGACTTCTATCCCGAGGGAATCGCACGCACGCGCGATGGGACCTTGTTCGTGGGCAGCTTGACTTCCGGATCCATCGTGCGGCTCGGGCCGGGGAAACGGCAGGCGGAGGTCTTCGTGCCCAGCGGCGAAGTGGGGCAACGCGCGGTGGTGAGTGCCGCGGGCATGCTGGCCGATGAAGAGCGGGGCATTCTATGGGTGTGCGATTCGGCCATGGGCGCGCCGCTCACGAGCGGTGTCGTCGGGATCGCGCTGAACGACGGCCATGTGGCTGCGCGCCATCCTTTTCCAGCGCCGAAGGGCCTTTGCAACGACGTTGCATTGGATGACGAGGGAAATCTGTATGCAACCGATTCGTACGTGCCGCGTATTTTCCGGATCGCGGCCGGAGCGAAGCTCGCCGATGGACCGGCCACCGAGTGGGCGACGGATCCGCGGTGGGCGGTCGAACCGGGGCAGTTCGGATTGAACGGTGTCGTTTGGGCAAATGGGAATGTTTACGTCGCGCATACGCAGAACAATGCGCTGTATCGGATTCCCGTGGGGACGGGCGGCACCGCGGGGGTGGCGACGGCACTGACCTTGGACCGCACGCCGAACGGACTCGATGGGCTGAAGGTCGCTGCCGATGGCAGCCTCGTATTCGTCGAGGGGTTTGCGAATCAACTCGTGCGCGTTGCGCTGCCGGGCGACGATACGGGGAAACTCACCGTGCTGGCCCATGGCCTGAACGAGCCAACGACCTTTGCGCTGCTCGATGGCGGTGCCTGGATTGTCGAGGGGCAGCTGCTGCACTTGTTCGGGCTGGAGTCCACACCGCCGCACTTGCCATTTCGGGTGGTGTGGAGATCGTTTTGATTAGCGGGCCGCTTGAAATTCGTCGCGAAGGACGCCGATGACGGCGTCCATCACGGGCGTTCGTCGATCCTGGGCGTAGAGGCCATATTGGACCGTGAGGGGCTCTGGCACGCCGGGCTCCGTTTCGAGCGTGCGCACCGCCCCCGCACGAAGCGAGTCGGGTGGGAGCAATCCGACGCCCAGGCCGTTTTCGACGGCAGCCTGCAGGGCCGTGATGCTCTGGCTCGTGAAGGTGACTCGGTGTTCTCGACCGATGGCGGTCAGGGCGTCGAGCATGCGGCGGCGCCAGAGGCAGGGGGCGGCGAAGGCGGCGAGATCGAGCGGGCGTTCAGGATCGAGGTCGTAGTCGATGGCGCATGTCCATTGGAGCTCGACGTTCCACGTGATGAGGGCATCGGCCACGACGACGGAGGTCGGGCCGATCATGAGATCGAGTCCATCCTCGGCCCAAATGCGTCCCAGGGCGACGCTGTGTTCGACCACGACGTCCAGGTGAATGTCGGGATACGCGCGATGAAGCCGCCCGAGCGCGGCGGGGAGTGCTGCGGTGGCCACTTCCTCGGCGAGCCCAATGCGTACGCCGCCACGGACCGCCCCGCGCTGGAGACGTGAAAGGGCTTCGTCGCTCAAAGCAAGAATGCGGGTTGCGTACCCCAGGAAGACTTCCCCCTCCGGGGTTGGTACGACGCCGCGGCCGGTGCGCCGAAATAAGGGGCGATCGAGCAGGCTTTCCAGCCGGCGCATCTGCATGCTCAGCGCAGATTGGGTGCGGCCGGTCTGTGCGGCGACCTTGCTCAGGCTTCCTTGGCGGCAGACGGCCACGTAGGTGCGAAGAAGGTCGAGGCCGATTTCCTCAGGTATCATTTTCGGTGAACTCTGATGTAACGGATATCAGCCTACACGTATGCCCCGCGTGCCGCTACGTCTCGGGGCATGAAAAGAGGGACGAAAGCCGTGAAGGGTATTCGTGTTCACCGCCATGGCGGGCCCGATGTGCTCGCCTATGAAGATGTCGAGGTGGGCGCGCCCGGGCCCGGGGAGGTCCGCGTTCGCAACCATGCGATCGGGGTGAACTTCGTCGATGTCTACTTTCGCACCGGCGAGTACGCTCCACCGCGTTTGCCGTTCACCCCAGGAAACGAGGGCGCCGGTGAGGTGGTGGAGGTTGGCGCAGGTGTGACCGATTTCGCGCCCGGCGACCGCGTGGCCTATGTGGAGACGCTCGGCTCCTATGCGGAGGAGCGCATCGTGCCGGCGCACTTTCTCGTGCATTTGCCGGCTGCCATCGACTTCGAGACCGGTGCCGCGATGATGCTCAAAGGCCTGACGGCGCAATACCTCTTACGGCGCACGTTCGGCGTCGAAGCGGGGCACACCGTCTTGGTGCACGCTGCGGCGGGTGGCGTGGGGCTCATCGTCACCCAATGGGCGAAGCACCTCGGCGCGAGGGTGATTGCAACGGTGGGATCGCCCGAGAAGGCCGAACTCGTGCGCCGGAACGGTGCCGATCATGTCATCGAATACAGCACGGAAAACTTCGTCGAGCGCGTCAAGGAGATCACGAACGGGGAGGGGGCCCACGTCGTCTACGACGGAATCGGAAAAGCGACCTTTCCGGCCTCCCTGGATGCCTTGCGGCCTCTCGGAACCTTCGTCAGCTTTGGTTCGGCGTCGGGGCCGATTGAACCGTTCGACATCACGCTTTTGGCGAAGAAAGGGTCGCTCTTTGCGACCTGGCCGATTCTCTTCACGCACCTCGCGCGCCGTGAGGACGTCCTCGCCATGAGCGAAGATCTCTTTCGCGTCGTATCGAGCGGCGCCGTGAAGATTGCCGTCCACGGTCGCGTGCCCCTGTCCCAGGTTGCCGAAGCGCACCGTCGGCTCGAAGCCCGAAAGAGTACGGGCGCAACGGTATTGCTCCCATAGCGGGCTGCAATTGACGTATTCCCGCTGCGCCCCCATATCGCGACCCTCGAACGGATTCATTCGCTGTTGAATCCGGTGCCAAGGAGCAACGATATGAAGTCCCTCTCCACGCTCACCGCGATGGGTGTCCTCTCTTGCCTCGGGGGCGCCGCATGTGCGTCCCCTGCGAAAGATGCGGAAACCGAACAACCGGGTGAGTCGACGGCCACGCTCGAGCGCCATGTGGCCCCAGGTGGGAACTTCGATCTTTCGGTTTGGGAATTACAGGAACCGGTCGGCCCGCCTGGGCATCCGACGACGATTGCGTCCGCACGGCTCCGCGGTCCGAACGGATTCCAAGACAGATATTTCTATACGGACTCGAACGACGACGGATCGATGACCTTCTGGACTCCGGAGAATGGCTCCACCACGGCCAACTCGGACCACGCTCGCTCCGAGCTTCGGGAGATGAACGCCAATGGCTCGCCTGCCAATTGGAATCCTTTTTCGGGGAACCATACCCTGAGCGCGACGGTCAAGGTCTCCAAGGTGCCCTACAAGGTATGCGTCGGCCAGATTCACTTGGGGACGGGGACCCCGCCTTCGAGCAAGCCGCTGCTCGAGCTCTATTATTACAGCAGCGGAGAGATCACCGTGGGCATCCAGCGCTCGCCCACCGATGGCCAATACACGGACAATCTCGGCCACGCCGACGTCGGCTCCCCATGGAACTACGAGATCGGCCTTTCCGGACGAACCATCTCCATCACCGTCGATGGCCGATCGAAGCACTACACGATGGCTTCTTCGTTCGACCACGAAGGTATGTACTTCAAGGCCGGCAATTACATCCAATCGTCCGGGGGCAGCTCCAGCGTCGGCTCATTGGTGCATTTTTACAAGTTGAGAATCAGTCACCATTGAGGCGCGTTCGGCCCTGCCATGCATCCAGCAGCCGGACCATGGCAAGTCGCGTTTCGGGCG
It includes:
- a CDS encoding LysR family transcriptional regulator — its product is MDVRSLKTVDLNLLVSADVLLRRANLGHAAKELGITQPAASQRLARLRDLFGDPLLVRRGGRMVLTPFAEDLRAPLQRVLAEISVVVHRAPEFDPRTTERRFQIGTTDFAATLLFPPLIARLIEQAPGAAIDARVLDTPRYDVELERGLDLVLGVLPERAGILRRPLLTDGFSCLVRKGHPLAGRRPTLRRFAEFPHVMMSPAGSGPGAVDTALAQHGLTRHVVLRVATFAMASPVIESTSAIMTLPSRLARHYEKRYRLASFPPPLPLHEMIVHAAWSTRSAGDPGLRWLVERLEAAALHI
- a CDS encoding TetR family transcriptional regulator, encoding MSTSVDKKARRVPAAETRERLLAAARTMFCQAGFDQLGVRELAASAKVDPAIVIRLFGSKEALFSAVAEGAFSLEEPFDGPLDGLGLRIAHFLTGKSDAEPTDGFDGFRFLLHSAASPIAGPILSKALHAGFIAPLAKHLGGRDASTRAALLTGCVLGFVTLRVGLGSPELDGAPAGRVAARLGAVLQACLDVR
- a CDS encoding SDR family oxidoreductase, encoding MQLSGKIALVTGGTSGIGAAAVRRLASEGARVIVVGREGPRLRPSGVPIERTEPIAADVTDPDAIARLMSEVKTRHGRLDVLVINAGVATAPPIQELAPASYEALMGVNCKGAVFTFVHALPLLAEGASVIFVGSVAARKGQPGDALYAGSKGFLRAFARNAGTDPDLLQRRIRVNVVTPGPIDTPLSAAATADPQVRAYVERLIPMGRWGKAEEVAEAILFLGSPASSFTTGAEITVDGGMSHA
- a CDS encoding quinone oxidoreductase codes for the protein MKGIRVHRHGGPDVLAYEDVEVGAPGPGEVRVRNHAIGVNFVDVYFRTGEYAPPRLPFTPGNEGAGEVVEVGAGVTDFAPGDRVAYVETLGSYAEERIVPAHFLVHLPAAIDFETGAAMMLKGLTAQYLLRRTFGVEAGHTVLVHAAAGGVGLIVTQWAKHLGARVIATVGSPEKAELVRRNGADHVIEYSTENFVERVKEITNGEGAHVVYDGIGKATFPASLDALRPLGTFVSFGSASGPIEPFDITLLAKKGSLFATWPILFTHLARREDVLAMSEDLFRVVSSGAVKIAVHGRVPLSQVAEAHRRLEARKSTGATVLLP
- a CDS encoding polysaccharide lyase family 7 protein, with product MKSLSTLTAMGVLSCLGGAACASPAKDAETEQPGESTATLERHVAPGGNFDLSVWELQEPVGPPGHPTTIASARLRGPNGFQDRYFYTDSNDDGSMTFWTPENGSTTANSDHARSELREMNANGSPANWNPFSGNHTLSATVKVSKVPYKVCVGQIHLGTGTPPSSKPLLELYYYSSGEITVGIQRSPTDGQYTDNLGHADVGSPWNYEIGLSGRTISITVDGRSKHYTMASSFDHEGMYFKAGNYIQSSGGSSSVGSLVHFYKLRISHH
- a CDS encoding FAD-binding oxidoreductase: MTKITAHSIAGFDMAVSLSRPGEVGYATATDIWARPSGAPPLAVAHCRTAVHVQLCVRAAREHGLPLSVRGGGHGWTGNALCPGGLVIDLTGMRNMSLEAYGNVLCMGGGTLARDVFRVADRIGRAAVTGSSGAVGMAGLTLGGGYGALIGRHGLALDNLLSAQVVLADGSLVMADDVSNPELFWALRGGGGNFGVVTQMRHRLHALDTVYAGPILYSMAESRQVLRACAEFLDSAPDDLTVQIGLLAGPDGQPVLMIAPTWIGHPADAERQVAPFTLLGKPLAVMLAHRPPGAANSLFDEHTVNGNDVIMGSRLLPRLEAGSIDAFLAAMQARPSPGCAIVTHEFRGAATRVPTHVTAFGLRREHVLVEIVATWERGSDPDSAAALHRAWVSDLSEALAPFALPGGYANVLAESDDPEYIRASYGPNANRLAHAKRTFDPDNVFARAIPLPTVRSGSV
- a CDS encoding AraC family transcriptional regulator, producing the protein MGSLDIDHSIGGFRVAQADGTPPAVTIDGDPPGKSGIHVRRLRFAGGAHYRGELPQHVFFLQLDTPARLNCQLAGRQMDHVVLAGSATICPAGIDASAESSQGLEVLAITISRERLALAAAQAYRPGANLVECFSIYDVALDGIAQMLASEASFGFGNGPLYWSSVADALVEHIVEQHMTRPAAAIRGMLTPAALLRVTEFIHANINQPLEVETLAGVAAQSRFHFSRVFARSVGVSPHRYVMQLRLQRARDLLRDGRKTLSEVAYATGFVDQSHLTRWSQKIYGVPPGRLRR
- a CDS encoding LysR substrate-binding domain-containing protein, whose product is MIPEEIGLDLLRTYVAVCRQGSLSKVAAQTGRTQSALSMQMRRLESLLDRPLFRRTGRGVVPTPEGEVFLGYATRILALSDEALSRLQRGAVRGGVRIGLAEEVATAALPAALGRLHRAYPDIHLDVVVEHSVALGRIWAEDGLDLMIGPTSVVVADALITWNVELQWTCAIDYDLDPERPLDLAAFAAPCLWRRRMLDALTAIGREHRVTFTSQSITALQAAVENGLGVGLLPPDSLRAGAVRTLETEPGVPEPLTVQYGLYAQDRRTPVMDAVIGVLRDEFQAAR
- a CDS encoding ion channel, with protein sequence MPWLRRKPLRTDNDIRVENAPRAVAQDLYHAMMAAPWWVALLTIVGMFLALNALFALCYMATHGVANAREGSFVDAFFFSVQTMGTIGYGAMYPVSAIANVLVVAEAVVSLVVTAMATGIVFAKFSQSQSRIFFSNEVAIAPMNGIPTLMFRAGNARNNQIVEATLRVVLVRTERTSEGVTFYRMYDLPLVRERTPALYRSWTAMHSIVPGSMLYGETPASLKASETELMVTLIGTDDTSLQSVHARHRYTDDRIVWGARHADVLREEASGELVLDLSKFHTLLPTEPTEEFPYPIRTT